The proteins below are encoded in one region of Deltaproteobacteria bacterium:
- the hisI gene encoding phosphoribosyl-AMP cyclohydrolase — translation MSTENLPDFAKRGGLITAIAQDFASGEILMVAYMNEESFKATLARGEVVYWSTSRNELWHKGDSSGNTQTLKSLRIDCDGDAVVLQVEQKGGAACHTGRRSCFYRLREGEGWKTTMEPVFDPDQVYKR, via the coding sequence ATGTCTACGGAAAATCTCCCTGACTTCGCGAAGCGCGGCGGCCTAATCACTGCGATCGCGCAAGACTTCGCTTCCGGCGAGATCCTGATGGTCGCCTACATGAACGAGGAGTCGTTCAAGGCGACGCTCGCGCGCGGCGAGGTCGTGTACTGGAGCACCTCTCGCAACGAGCTCTGGCACAAGGGCGACTCGAGCGGCAACACGCAGACGCTGAAGTCGCTGCGCATCGACTGCGACGGCGACGCCGTCGTGCTGCAGGTCGAGCAGAAGGGCGGCGCGGCGTGCCACACCGGCCGGCGCAGCTGCTTCTATCGCCTGCGCGAGGGCGAGGGCTGGAAGACGACGATGGAGCCGGTGTTCGACCCCGATCAGGTGTACAAGCGATGA
- a CDS encoding aminotransferase class I/II-fold pyridoxal phosphate-dependent enzyme, whose translation MQIPDSIRALSPFLAMEVMERAMAMERGGASVIHLEIGEPDFAPPPAAIAAAQAALAAGRTKYTASVGLPELREAIAADKRARTGVAVDPERVLVTSGTSPALLMVFAALCERGSEVIIPAPHYACYPNFARFVGVEPVAVPCDPASGYAIDPDAVKRAITPRTRAIVIGSPANPTGAVQSREVMAALAGLGVPLVSDEIYDGLVYDGARVTSALEVASDAFVLDGFSKRYAMTGFRLGYAIAPRAAMRTLQTLQQNLFISASEFVQLAGVAALREGAPTVAAARAAYAKRRALLVAGLRALGFGVAREPAGAFYVFADARAFGRDSVALASALLERARVACTPGVDFGAAGEGSLRFCYAAIEDAIREALARMAPVLGELRKARG comes from the coding sequence ATGCAGATCCCGGACTCGATTCGCGCGCTGTCGCCGTTTCTCGCGATGGAGGTGATGGAGCGCGCGATGGCGATGGAGCGCGGCGGCGCGAGCGTGATTCACCTCGAGATCGGCGAGCCGGACTTCGCGCCGCCGCCGGCCGCGATCGCGGCGGCGCAGGCGGCGCTCGCCGCGGGCCGCACGAAGTACACGGCGAGCGTCGGCCTGCCCGAGCTGCGCGAGGCGATCGCGGCCGACAAGCGCGCGCGTACGGGCGTCGCGGTCGATCCCGAGCGCGTGCTCGTCACGAGCGGCACGTCGCCCGCGCTGCTGATGGTGTTTGCCGCGCTGTGCGAGCGCGGCAGCGAGGTGATCATCCCCGCGCCGCACTACGCCTGCTACCCGAACTTCGCGCGCTTCGTGGGCGTGGAGCCGGTCGCCGTTCCGTGCGATCCCGCGAGCGGGTACGCGATCGATCCCGACGCGGTGAAGCGCGCGATCACACCCCGCACGCGCGCGATCGTGATCGGCTCGCCCGCGAACCCGACCGGCGCCGTGCAGTCGCGCGAGGTGATGGCCGCGCTCGCGGGCCTCGGCGTGCCGCTCGTCTCCGACGAGATCTACGACGGGCTCGTCTACGACGGCGCGCGCGTGACCAGCGCGCTCGAAGTCGCGAGCGACGCCTTCGTGCTCGACGGCTTCTCGAAGCGCTACGCGATGACCGGCTTCCGCCTCGGCTACGCCATCGCGCCGCGCGCGGCGATGCGCACGCTCCAGACGCTGCAGCAGAACCTGTTCATCTCGGCGAGCGAGTTCGTGCAGCTCGCCGGCGTCGCCGCGCTGCGCGAGGGCGCGCCCACCGTCGCCGCTGCGCGCGCCGCCTACGCGAAGCGCCGCGCGCTGCTCGTCGCGGGCCTGCGCGCGCTCGGCTTCGGCGTCGCGCGCGAGCCCGCCGGCGCCTTCTACGTGTTCGCCGACGCGCGCGCCTTCGGCCGCGACTCGGTCGCGCTCGCGAGCGCGCTGCTCGAGCGCGCGCGGGTCGCCTGCACGCCGGGCGTCGACTTCGGCGCCGCGGGCGAGGGCTCCCTGCGCTTCTGCTACGCCGCGATCGAGGACGCGATCCGCGAGGCGCTCGCGCGCATGGCGCCGGTGCTGGGGGAGCTGCGGAAGGCGCGCGGGTAG
- a CDS encoding heme exporter protein CcmB → MSALLAVLWKDLATEWRSRDRFAAMLVFSVLVVVVLYFAAPPSIDARLNGYVPGLLWVAYLFAGVLGMNRAFAAELENDALSALALAPVDRGFLFLGKALASFVVLAAVQAITAVVFALAFGLDLAPVALKLAAVAGLGAFGIACAGTLLAAISVRTRYREVMLPLLLLPLLVPVLLGAVRATTQLLATGSLPWPPVQLLLVADAIYLIVSFLCFEYVLDE, encoded by the coding sequence GTGAGCGCGCTGCTTGCCGTGCTCTGGAAGGACCTCGCGACCGAGTGGCGCAGCCGCGACCGCTTCGCCGCGATGCTCGTGTTCTCGGTGCTGGTCGTGGTGGTGCTCTACTTCGCCGCGCCGCCTTCGATCGACGCGAGGCTGAACGGGTACGTGCCGGGGCTGCTGTGGGTCGCGTACTTGTTCGCGGGCGTGCTGGGCATGAACCGCGCCTTCGCCGCGGAGCTGGAGAACGACGCGCTCTCCGCGCTCGCGCTCGCGCCCGTCGACCGCGGCTTTCTCTTCCTCGGCAAGGCGCTCGCGAGCTTCGTCGTGCTCGCCGCAGTCCAGGCGATCACGGCGGTCGTGTTCGCGCTGGCGTTCGGCCTCGATCTCGCGCCGGTCGCGCTGAAGCTCGCGGCCGTGGCGGGGCTCGGCGCGTTCGGCATCGCCTGCGCCGGCACGCTGCTCGCCGCGATCTCCGTCCGCACGCGCTACCGCGAGGTGATGCTGCCGCTGCTCCTCTTGCCGCTGCTCGTGCCCGTGCTGCTCGGCGCGGTGCGCGCCACCACGCAGCTGCTCGCGACCGGGTCGCTACCGTGGCCACCCGTTCAGCTGCTGCTCGTCGCGGACGCGATCTACCTGATCGTGTCGTTCTTGTGCTTCGAGTACGTGCTCGATGAGTGA
- a CDS encoding ATP phosphoribosyltransferase, giving the protein MKRVDGKRQLVLGLPKGSLQDTTAKLFATAGFNLRIPDRSYYPEIDDPELSCVLIRAQEVARYVEQGVLDAGITGVDWVLENGAKVKELADLRAPWPNYRPVRWLLAVKEDSHIKTVKDLEGGRIATETVGLTKRYLKQHGVKAEVEFSYGATEVKPPLLADAIVDVSETGSSIRANRLRVIDTVLESTPRFIANRDAYADEWKRRKMERLLLLLNGAIAAAGRVGLMMNVPRSHLAKVLDVLPALATPTISTLADESWVALNTVVEEKLVRELIPELVDRGARGIVEYPLSKIVG; this is encoded by the coding sequence ATGAAGCGCGTGGATGGAAAACGTCAGCTCGTGCTCGGTCTCCCGAAGGGCAGCCTGCAGGACACGACCGCGAAGCTCTTCGCCACCGCGGGCTTCAACCTGCGCATTCCCGATCGCTCCTACTACCCCGAGATCGACGACCCCGAGCTCTCCTGCGTGCTGATCCGCGCGCAGGAAGTCGCGCGCTACGTCGAGCAGGGCGTGCTCGACGCGGGCATCACCGGCGTCGACTGGGTGCTGGAGAACGGCGCGAAGGTGAAGGAGCTCGCGGACCTGCGCGCGCCGTGGCCGAACTATCGCCCCGTGCGCTGGCTGCTCGCCGTGAAAGAGGACTCGCACATCAAGACCGTGAAGGACCTCGAAGGCGGGCGCATCGCGACCGAGACGGTGGGCCTCACCAAGCGATACTTGAAGCAGCACGGCGTGAAGGCCGAGGTGGAGTTCTCGTATGGCGCCACCGAGGTGAAGCCGCCGCTGCTCGCCGACGCGATCGTCGACGTGAGCGAGACGGGCTCGTCGATTCGCGCGAACCGGCTGCGCGTGATCGACACGGTGCTCGAGTCGACGCCGCGCTTCATCGCGAACAGGGACGCGTACGCGGACGAGTGGAAGCGGCGCAAGATGGAGCGCCTGTTGTTACTGCTGAACGGCGCGATCGCGGCGGCCGGGCGCGTGGGCCTGATGATGAACGTGCCGCGCTCGCACCTCGCGAAGGTGCTCGACGTGCTGCCGGCGCTCGCGACGCCCACGATCTCGACGCTCGCGGACGAGAGCTGGGTGGCGCTCAACACCGTGGTCGAGGAGAAGCTCGTGCGCGAGCTGATCCCCGAGCTCGTGGACCGCGGCGCCCGCGGCATCGTCGAGTATCCGCTCTCCAAGATCGTTGGGTGA
- a CDS encoding cytochrome c maturation protein CcmE, with translation MSKGLQIAVGALLVAGLLVWFGASRSGEDAFTYFQTLGEFQARGAVGEPVRVHGYVALGTIERDVAAKRVTFAVQEKAPHAGGSPDGALVVEYASLETPDLFKDGAEVVVEGKLAPGGTFHATNLLAKCPSKFEAKEEAAARAQNV, from the coding sequence ATGTCGAAGGGCCTTCAGATCGCGGTTGGCGCCCTCCTCGTCGCCGGCCTGCTGGTGTGGTTCGGCGCGTCACGCAGCGGCGAGGACGCGTTCACGTACTTCCAGACCTTGGGCGAGTTCCAGGCGCGCGGCGCGGTGGGCGAGCCGGTGCGCGTTCACGGCTACGTCGCCCTCGGCACGATCGAGCGGGACGTCGCCGCAAAGCGCGTCACGTTCGCGGTGCAGGAGAAGGCGCCGCACGCAGGCGGGTCGCCCGACGGCGCGCTCGTGGTCGAGTACGCGAGCCTCGAGACGCCGGACTTGTTCAAGGACGGCGCCGAGGTGGTGGTCGAGGGGAAGCTCGCGCCAGGCGGCACTTTCCACGCGACGAACCTGCTGGCGAAGTGCCCGTCGAAGTTCGAGGCGAAGGAAGAAGCGGCGGCGCGCGCACAGAACGTCTAA
- the ccsA gene encoding cytochrome c biogenesis protein CcsA — protein sequence MQQWKTWTAAALAVLGAWWLYAVWQAPLDSVQGVIQKILYVHPPLAFACYAGFIGAAIGGALFLARGDERFDRFAAASAEVGVVFATLMLVTGPIWARGTWGKWWTWDPRLTVTLILYLTYVAYLLLRSFTEGSERAARFAAVYGILGAALIPLNYYAIELFGNRALHPDNLGRGSLGEGMGLPFLLGVLATFAAFAFLLVWRVELGNLRAARAEQLALAAEREDA from the coding sequence ATGCAGCAGTGGAAAACATGGACGGCCGCCGCCCTCGCCGTGCTCGGCGCGTGGTGGCTGTACGCGGTCTGGCAGGCGCCTCTCGATTCCGTTCAGGGCGTGATCCAGAAGATCCTCTACGTCCACCCGCCCCTCGCCTTCGCCTGCTACGCGGGCTTCATCGGCGCCGCGATCGGCGGCGCGCTCTTCCTGGCGCGTGGCGACGAGCGCTTCGACCGCTTCGCTGCGGCGTCCGCCGAGGTCGGCGTGGTGTTCGCCACGCTGATGCTGGTCACCGGCCCCATATGGGCGAGGGGCACCTGGGGCAAGTGGTGGACTTGGGACCCGCGGCTCACCGTGACGCTGATCCTCTACCTCACGTACGTGGCCTACCTGCTGCTGCGCTCGTTCACGGAGGGCAGCGAGCGCGCGGCGCGCTTCGCGGCGGTGTACGGGATCCTGGGCGCGGCGCTGATCCCGCTGAACTACTACGCGATCGAGCTGTTCGGGAACCGCGCGCTGCATCCCGACAACCTCGGGCGCGGGAGCCTGGGTGAGGGCATGGGGCTTCCGTTCCTGCTCGGCGTGCTCGCGACGTTCGCGGCCTTCGCGTTCCTGCTGGTGTGGCGGGTCGAGCTCGGGAACCTGCGCGCCGCGCGCGCCGAGCAGCTCGCCCTCGCGGCCGAGCGGGAGGACGCGTGA
- a CDS encoding heme lyase CcmF/NrfE family subunit gives MSDLGYYASLLALLAAGAAAVAGAIGGVTRSEEWATVARRGIYGLFALTSVALACLFYAFATFDFQLEYVSQNAARTMPTHYRLAAVWGAQAGSLLLWTWMTAAYAAIAITVQRRERALIPWVCLVLGLNAAFFLVLLNFVSNPFEKLPATHVMSDGNGMNPLLQHPVMMIHPLVLYLGMTGFSVPFAFALAALASGQLGTTWMRVTRRWTLWAWCFLSIGILLGGRWAYEVLGWGGYWAWDPVENASFMPWLAGTAYLHSVMVQEKRDMLKIWNFVLIGLTYGLCLFGTMITRAGLVRSVHAFAQTEIFGVLFAWYVGAVLLAFVVAVLWRVPQLRSPNRLESVVSREASFVINNWLFMAILAVVFFGTLYPKFSTLIQGKEVLFGPQWFDLWLAPIGIGLLFLTGVGPLLAWRRATPANLRRQLIFPAACGALTFAALLALLGTDEWLAALTWGIAALVTGTICEEFWRATKAKMRGGDSAPSALAKLFRMNQQRYGGYVVHLGVVFFFIGFTGQALDTERLENLAPGGTLEVRDYKLKYLTAEPILGEHHGGAEARLALYKNDEPLATLTPEKRMYWLEQQPNSIPAVYSTFAEDFYVILTAIEPNGSATLKVFVNPLVSWIWLGGLTFVIGTVLVMWPHPRRAAAA, from the coding sequence GTGAGCGATCTCGGTTACTACGCGTCTCTCCTTGCCCTGCTCGCTGCCGGCGCCGCCGCGGTCGCCGGCGCGATCGGCGGCGTCACGCGCTCCGAGGAGTGGGCGACCGTCGCGCGCCGCGGCATCTACGGCTTGTTCGCACTGACCAGCGTCGCGCTCGCGTGCCTCTTCTACGCCTTCGCGACGTTCGATTTCCAGCTCGAGTACGTCTCCCAGAACGCCGCGCGCACGATGCCCACGCACTATCGCCTCGCCGCGGTGTGGGGCGCGCAGGCGGGCTCGCTGCTGTTGTGGACGTGGATGACCGCGGCCTACGCGGCCATCGCGATCACCGTGCAGCGCCGCGAGCGCGCGCTGATTCCGTGGGTGTGCCTCGTCCTCGGCCTCAACGCGGCGTTCTTCCTCGTGCTGCTGAACTTCGTCTCGAACCCGTTCGAGAAGCTGCCGGCGACCCACGTGATGTCCGACGGCAACGGCATGAACCCGCTGCTGCAGCACCCGGTGATGATGATTCACCCCCTCGTGCTCTACCTCGGCATGACGGGCTTCTCGGTGCCGTTCGCCTTCGCGCTCGCCGCGCTCGCCTCCGGTCAGCTCGGCACGACCTGGATGCGCGTGACGCGGCGCTGGACGCTGTGGGCGTGGTGCTTCCTCTCGATCGGCATCCTGCTCGGCGGGCGCTGGGCCTACGAAGTGCTCGGCTGGGGCGGCTACTGGGCGTGGGATCCCGTCGAGAACGCCTCGTTCATGCCCTGGCTCGCGGGCACGGCCTACTTGCACTCGGTGATGGTGCAAGAGAAGCGCGACATGCTGAAGATTTGGAACTTCGTGCTGATCGGCCTCACTTACGGGCTGTGCTTGTTCGGCACGATGATCACGCGCGCAGGGCTCGTCAGGTCCGTCCACGCCTTTGCCCAGACCGAGATCTTCGGCGTGCTGTTCGCGTGGTACGTCGGCGCCGTGCTCCTGGCGTTCGTCGTGGCTGTGCTCTGGCGCGTGCCGCAGCTGCGCTCGCCGAACCGGCTCGAGTCCGTCGTCTCGCGCGAGGCGAGCTTCGTCATCAACAACTGGCTGTTCATGGCGATCCTCGCGGTCGTGTTCTTCGGGACGCTCTACCCGAAGTTCTCGACGCTGATCCAAGGCAAGGAAGTGCTGTTCGGGCCGCAGTGGTTCGACCTCTGGCTCGCACCGATCGGCATCGGCCTGCTCTTCCTCACGGGCGTCGGCCCGCTGCTCGCGTGGCGCCGCGCGACTCCCGCGAACCTGCGCCGCCAGCTGATCTTCCCCGCCGCCTGCGGCGCGCTCACCTTCGCGGCGCTGCTCGCGCTGTTGGGGACCGACGAGTGGCTCGCGGCGCTGACGTGGGGTATCGCGGCGCTCGTCACGGGGACGATCTGCGAGGAGTTCTGGCGCGCGACGAAGGCGAAGATGCGCGGCGGCGACTCCGCGCCCAGCGCGCTCGCGAAGCTGTTCCGCATGAACCAGCAGCGCTACGGCGGCTACGTCGTGCACCTCGGCGTGGTGTTCTTCTTCATTGGCTTCACCGGCCAGGCCCTCGACACCGAGCGACTCGAGAACCTCGCGCCCGGCGGCACGCTCGAAGTGCGCGACTACAAGCTGAAGTACCTCACGGCTGAGCCGATCCTCGGCGAGCACCACGGCGGCGCCGAGGCGCGCCTCGCGCTCTACAAGAACGACGAGCCGCTCGCGACGCTCACGCCCGAGAAGCGCATGTACTGGCTCGAGCAGCAGCCGAATTCGATCCCAGCGGTCTACTCGACGTTCGCCGAAGACTTCTACGTGATCCTCACCGCGATCGAGCCGAACGGCTCCGCCACGCTGAAGGTGTTCGTGAACCCGCTCGTGAGCTGGATCTGGCTCGGCGGCCTCACGTTCGTGATCGGCACGGTGCTCGTGATGTGGCCGCACCCACGCCGCGCAGCCGCCGCGTGA
- a CDS encoding NUDIX domain-containing protein: MRAVSALSALARLPLDHGRNALKGVFAGRLRARTVVQAVVRSDAGVLLSLRSDLMGWELPGGSALPGESEERAIVREVSEETGLAVGVVRIVGEYRRTGFFAHRARVYEARVVGGVITPSVEAPAVRWYPVDALPRELFPWFRAPLEDALRGGAPRIREERLGLAAISAGFAIDLSVRLRGGASAFAEAPPLSR, from the coding sequence GTGAGAGCCGTCAGCGCGCTGTCGGCGCTCGCGCGGCTGCCGCTCGATCACGGGCGCAACGCGCTGAAGGGCGTGTTCGCCGGGCGCTTGCGGGCGCGCACCGTGGTGCAGGCAGTGGTTAGGTCCGACGCCGGCGTGCTGCTCTCCCTGCGCAGCGACCTCATGGGGTGGGAGCTGCCGGGCGGCAGCGCGCTTCCCGGCGAGTCCGAGGAGCGCGCGATCGTGCGCGAGGTGTCGGAGGAGACGGGGCTCGCAGTCGGGGTGGTGCGGATCGTGGGCGAGTACCGGCGCACGGGCTTCTTCGCGCATCGCGCGCGGGTGTACGAGGCGCGCGTGGTCGGCGGAGTGATTACGCCCAGCGTGGAGGCGCCCGCGGTGCGCTGGTACCCGGTCGACGCGCTGCCGCGCGAGCTGTTCCCGTGGTTTCGCGCGCCGCTCGAGGATGCACTGCGTGGAGGAGCGCCGCGGATCCGCGAGGAGCGGCTCGGACTCGCTGCGATCAGCGCGGGCTTCGCGATCGACCTGAGCGTGCGGCTGCGCGGTGGAGCCTCTGCTTTCGCGGAGGCTCCACCGCTATCGCGTTGA
- a CDS encoding SDR family NAD(P)-dependent oxidoreductase — translation MPRAAIVVGVGPSAGLGAALCRRFAREGMHVFAAARSEERTEELAREIAATGGRASAQRCDTTQSADVAVLFDAAQRETGAPPACVVYNAGNNRMSPLLEMTDEFFEQTWRTSCYGGFLVGREAARRMLPAGGGTLIFTGATASLRARPPFTAFASAKAALRSVAFGMAREFGARGLHVGHVIVDGVIDGDQVNARFPQLKERLGADGMLAPDDIAEAYWQLHRQPRSAWTLELDLRPYKESF, via the coding sequence ATGCCGCGAGCCGCGATCGTCGTAGGTGTGGGCCCGAGCGCTGGACTCGGCGCGGCGCTGTGCCGGCGCTTCGCGCGCGAGGGCATGCACGTATTCGCGGCGGCGCGCAGCGAGGAGCGCACCGAGGAGCTCGCGCGGGAGATCGCCGCGACAGGCGGGCGCGCGAGCGCGCAGCGCTGCGACACGACGCAGAGCGCCGATGTCGCGGTGCTGTTCGACGCCGCGCAGCGCGAGACCGGCGCGCCGCCGGCGTGCGTCGTCTACAACGCGGGCAACAACCGCATGAGCCCGCTGCTCGAGATGACGGACGAGTTCTTCGAGCAGACGTGGCGGACGAGTTGTTACGGGGGCTTCCTCGTCGGGCGCGAGGCGGCCCGGCGCATGCTGCCCGCCGGCGGGGGCACGCTGATCTTCACGGGCGCCACTGCATCGCTGCGCGCGCGGCCGCCCTTCACGGCCTTCGCGTCGGCGAAGGCGGCGCTGCGCAGCGTCGCGTTCGGGATGGCGCGCGAGTTCGGCGCGCGCGGGCTTCACGTGGGCCACGTGATCGTCGACGGCGTCATCGACGGCGATCAAGTCAACGCGCGATTTCCTCAGCTGAAAGAACGACTTGGCGCGGACGGCATGCTCGCGCCGGACGACATCGCCGAGGCGTACTGGCAGCTCCACCGCCAGCCGCGCAGCGCATGGACGCTCGAGCTCGACCTGCGGCCGTACAAAGAGAGCTTCTGA
- a CDS encoding AAA family ATPase produces MSDDKKSKGNVKRSDAASARVTWQLIEHALACELLGRIYLFGPPGVGKTYAAYVYGRTERELYACTLTQETPAAELRGTYLPQGDTLAWHDGPVVRAMKEGARLVLNELSHASDDALAFLYPVLEHPETARITLPTGETVRPAQGFHVVVTDNLAPDGLPPALRDRFDALLEICEPHPSALARLSEPLREAARRSFSLGDDRRVSVRSWLTLDRVRHVLGLEAACLVVFGAERGSQIFDALVLAVVK; encoded by the coding sequence ATGAGCGACGACAAGAAGAGCAAGGGCAACGTCAAGCGCAGCGACGCGGCGAGCGCGCGCGTCACGTGGCAGCTGATCGAGCACGCGCTCGCGTGCGAGCTGCTCGGGCGCATCTACCTGTTCGGCCCGCCCGGCGTCGGCAAGACGTACGCCGCGTACGTCTACGGGCGCACCGAGCGTGAGCTGTACGCGTGCACGCTGACGCAAGAGACGCCCGCGGCGGAGCTGCGCGGCACGTATCTGCCGCAGGGCGACACGCTCGCGTGGCACGACGGCCCGGTCGTGCGCGCGATGAAGGAAGGCGCGCGGCTCGTGCTGAACGAGCTCTCGCACGCGAGCGACGACGCGCTCGCGTTCCTCTACCCCGTGCTCGAGCACCCGGAGACGGCGCGCATCACGCTGCCGACGGGCGAGACGGTGCGGCCCGCGCAGGGCTTCCACGTGGTCGTTACGGACAACCTCGCGCCGGACGGCCTGCCGCCGGCGCTGCGCGATCGCTTCGACGCGCTGCTCGAGATCTGCGAGCCGCATCCGTCGGCGCTCGCGCGCCTCAGCGAGCCCTTGCGCGAGGCGGCGCGGCGCAGCTTCTCGCTCGGCGACGACCGCCGCGTGAGCGTGCGCAGCTGGCTCACGCTCGACCGCGTGCGCCACGTGCTCGGCCTCGAAGCCGCCTGCCTCGTGGTGTTCGGCGCCGAGCGCGGCTCGCAGATCTTCGACGCCCTCGTGCTGGCGGTGGTGAAGTGA
- a CDS encoding ABC transporter ATP-binding protein produces MSELVRARGLAKRFGPLAALHPLDLTLAAGETLALLGPNGAGKSTLLRLLAGLARPSAGAVEVVAAASRPEQRAAVGLLAHATFLYGQLTARENLALAAKLYGVRDPNARAAALIAAHELAPVAERAAGALSRGWAQRVAIARALVHEPRLLLLDEPFTGLDPRAADKLAERLSAQRGGGRAAVLVTHELSRAAQLATRALVLVRGRARELAADALASAGALEAAYRDTVAALETAP; encoded by the coding sequence GTGAGCGAGCTGGTGCGCGCGCGCGGGCTGGCCAAGCGCTTCGGGCCCCTCGCTGCGCTGCACCCCCTCGACCTCACACTCGCGGCCGGCGAGACGCTCGCGCTGCTCGGCCCGAACGGCGCAGGCAAGTCCACGCTTCTGCGCCTCCTCGCCGGCCTCGCACGCCCGAGCGCGGGCGCGGTGGAAGTCGTCGCCGCGGCGTCGCGCCCGGAGCAGCGGGCGGCCGTGGGCCTCCTCGCGCACGCAACCTTTCTCTATGGGCAGCTCACGGCGCGCGAGAACCTCGCGCTCGCAGCGAAGCTCTACGGCGTGCGCGACCCGAACGCGCGCGCAGCGGCGCTGATCGCGGCGCACGAGCTCGCGCCGGTCGCGGAGCGCGCGGCGGGCGCCCTCTCGCGCGGCTGGGCGCAGCGCGTCGCGATCGCACGCGCGCTCGTGCACGAGCCGCGCCTGCTCTTGCTCGACGAGCCGTTCACCGGGCTCGATCCCCGCGCTGCCGACAAGCTCGCGGAGCGCCTGTCTGCGCAGCGCGGCGGCGGGCGCGCCGCCGTGCTCGTCACGCACGAGCTCTCGCGCGCCGCGCAGCTGGCAACGCGCGCGCTCGTGCTCGTGCGCGGCCGCGCGCGTGAGCTGGCCGCGGACGCGCTCGCGAGCGCAGGCGCGCTCGAAGCCGCGTATCGCGACACGGTCGCAGCGCTGGAGACGGCGCCGTGA